A stretch of Zootoca vivipara chromosome 13, rZooViv1.1, whole genome shotgun sequence DNA encodes these proteins:
- the LOC118095842 gene encoding uncharacterized protein LOC118095842, producing the protein MSMAAIVPRADSPGTDIFATRHGFFIVRSDLGCFLQALDFRLGQDIQVWDLHPACRGGDHYVGDPTSSAIYLLHGDSFCKVLDLSSEPPSGALPLHPSCQGGSHYAFCEGRFFIFFLTRGMVLSVADLATGAAAKEICLEPALLNGLYYYGADATHLACLRMDEENGLCGYLFAAAGHKETFSVHPDVVSFLPGGLGHTHGAAFGAWECLKLISNATDLPMPSSHEITRKVGSSKLAFSQKYRISGSLDPESLAASLLQHQFSLPVAYGGLGLRTEQEEWEEAAEEGEALRVILQPRQKLYWWHYQLGLGKEALLYCRSLKVTRSPSPPTHIPLPPVDS; encoded by the coding sequence ATGTCCATGGCTGCCATTGTGCCCCGGGCAGACTCCCCTGGCACAGACATCTTTGCTACCCGCCACGGTTTCTTCATCGTCCGCTCAGACCTGGGTTGTTTCCTCCAAGCGCTCGACTTCCGTTTGGGGCAGGACATCCAAGTGTGGGATCTGCACCCGGCCTGCCGTGGCGGGGACCATTACGTGGGGGACCCCACGAGCTCCGCCATCTACCTCCTTCATGGGGACTCGTTCTGCAAAGTGCTTGACCTGAGCTCCGAGCCGCCCTCCGGTGCCCTCCCGTTGCACCCCAGCTGCCAAGGAGGCAGCCATTACGCCTTCTGCGAGGGCCGGTTCTTCATCTTTTTCCTAACACGTGGAATGGTCCTATCCGTGGCTGACCTGGCCACTGGAGCCGCAGCTAAGGAGATCTGTTTGGAGCCGGCACTTCTCAATGGACTGTATTACTATGGTGCCGACGCCACCCACCTCGCCTGCTTAAGGATGGATGAAGAAAACGGCCTTTGTGGCTACCTTTTTGCAGCGGCAGGGCACAAGGAGACTTTCTCCGTCCACCCTGACGTggtctccttccttcctggggGGCTGGGCCACACCCACGGGGCTGCCTTTGGCGCTTGGGAATGCCTCAAGCTGATCTCCAATGCCACAGATCTACCCATGCCCAGCAGCCACGAAATCACCCGCAAAGTTGGTTCCTCGAAGCTGGCGTTCAGTCAGAAATACCGCATCTCTGGATCTCTGGACCCGGAGTCCTTGGCCGCCTCCCTTCTCCAGCACCAGTTTTCCCTCCCTGTCGCTTACGGCGGCCTGGGGCTTCGGACGGAACAggaagagtgggaggaggcagctgaGGAAGGAGAGGCTTTGCGGGTGATCTTGCAACCCCGGCAGAAGCTGTACTGGTGGCATTACCAGCTAGGGTTGGGCAAAGAGGCCCTCCTCTACTGCCGGTCTCTGAAGGTCACCCGCAGCCCCTCGCCACCCACCCATATACCTCTGCCACCGGTTGATTCTTGA
- the LOC118095836 gene encoding uncharacterized protein LOC118095836 isoform X2, whose amino-acid sequence MVLQKEVPKVHIFSTRAGDVILRPDMNCYLLLSGLPTSPCAELWPLHPSLHGGEHYFGSRWHNTVYVIRDNKLLETQDLHTEPSGESRRLHPSCCAGQHYFVVSGGSFGIILSPGTVTAVKDLTTGEPDPDTQPGHHQWSNEKMGSHRSYLYWQLWDNFSGEVFSFHPSVLNFLPGGLGLGKGDAFKAWELLNIFHNYSDTPVSRLQEVSRKVGCATEKLADVGRGWVAAALPDSPEPGSVAVALAKAQFGLPTEYGGVGLNTEHEEWGEAREVETTLQFTLQPEDVAYVWQYQLGLGKEAILFCKEIEVTLGCDPPTKVPLPSSS is encoded by the coding sequence ATGGTTCTGCAGAAGGAAGTCCCCAAAGTCCACATTTTTAGCACCAGGGCTGGAGATGTGATTCTTCGCCCTGATATGAACTGCTACCTGCTCCTCTCCGGTTTGCCGACCTCGCCCTGCGCTGAGCTTTGGCCCTTGCACCCTTCCCTGCATGGCGGCGAACACTATTTCGGCTCCCGTTGGCACAATACCGTCTACGTCATCCGGGACAACAAACTCCTGGAAACCCAAGACCTTCACACCGAGCCCAGCGGAGAATCCCGTCGCCTGCACCCCAGCTGCTGCGCTGGGCAACATTATTTCGTTGTTTCCGGTGGCTCCTTTGGCATAATCTTGAGCCCGGGCACCGTGACGGCGGTCAAGGACTTGACCACAGGGGAACCAGATCCAGACACACAGCCAGGACACCATCAGTGGTCCAACGAGAAGATGGGAAGCCATCGCAGTTACCTCTACTGGCAGCTGTGGGATAACTTCAGCGGAGAAGTCTTTTCTTTCCACCCCAGCGTCCTCAACTTCTTGCCGGGAGGTCTCGGCCTCGGCAAAGGGGACGCATTCAAGGCCTGGGAGCTGCTGAACATTTTCCACAACTACTCCGACACCCCTGTCTCCAGGTTACAGGAAGTGTCCCGGAAAGTGGGCTGCGCCACAGAAAAGCTGGCTGACGTCGGGCGCGGCTGGGTGGCAGCGGCTCTGCCAGATTCTCCTGAGCCAGGCTCTGTCGCCGTGGCGCTGGCCAAGGCCCAGTTTGGGTTACCGACCGAATATGGCGGAGTGGGCCTGAACACAGAGCATGAGGAATGGGGGGAAGCCCGTGAGGTGGAGACGACCCTGCAGTTCACGCTGCAACCTGAAGATGTTGCCTATGTGTGGCAGTATCAGCTGGGGCTAGGGAAGGAGGCCATCTTGTTTTGCAAGGAAATTGAGGTCACTCTTGGTTGCGACCCGCCCACTAAGGTCCCCCTGCCTTCTTCATCCTAA
- the LOC118095836 gene encoding uncharacterized protein LOC118095836 isoform X1, with amino-acid sequence MISRACVLTAMVLQKEVPKVHIFSTRAGDVILRPDMNCYLLLSGLPTSPCAELWPLHPSLHGGEHYFGSRWHNTVYVIRDNKLLETQDLHTEPSGESRRLHPSCCAGQHYFVVSGGSFGIILSPGTVTAVKDLTTGEPDPDTQPGHHQWSNEKMGSHRSYLYWQLWDNFSGEVFSFHPSVLNFLPGGLGLGKGDAFKAWELLNIFHNYSDTPVSRLQEVSRKVGCATEKLADVGRGWVAAALPDSPEPGSVAVALAKAQFGLPTEYGGVGLNTEHEEWGEAREVETTLQFTLQPEDVAYVWQYQLGLGKEAILFCKEIEVTLGCDPPTKVPLPSSS; translated from the exons ATGATTTCACGGGCATGT GTCTTGACTGCGATGGTTCTGCAGAAGGAAGTCCCCAAAGTCCACATTTTTAGCACCAGGGCTGGAGATGTGATTCTTCGCCCTGATATGAACTGCTACCTGCTCCTCTCCGGTTTGCCGACCTCGCCCTGCGCTGAGCTTTGGCCCTTGCACCCTTCCCTGCATGGCGGCGAACACTATTTCGGCTCCCGTTGGCACAATACCGTCTACGTCATCCGGGACAACAAACTCCTGGAAACCCAAGACCTTCACACCGAGCCCAGCGGAGAATCCCGTCGCCTGCACCCCAGCTGCTGCGCTGGGCAACATTATTTCGTTGTTTCCGGTGGCTCCTTTGGCATAATCTTGAGCCCGGGCACCGTGACGGCGGTCAAGGACTTGACCACAGGGGAACCAGATCCAGACACACAGCCAGGACACCATCAGTGGTCCAACGAGAAGATGGGAAGCCATCGCAGTTACCTCTACTGGCAGCTGTGGGATAACTTCAGCGGAGAAGTCTTTTCTTTCCACCCCAGCGTCCTCAACTTCTTGCCGGGAGGTCTCGGCCTCGGCAAAGGGGACGCATTCAAGGCCTGGGAGCTGCTGAACATTTTCCACAACTACTCCGACACCCCTGTCTCCAGGTTACAGGAAGTGTCCCGGAAAGTGGGCTGCGCCACAGAAAAGCTGGCTGACGTCGGGCGCGGCTGGGTGGCAGCGGCTCTGCCAGATTCTCCTGAGCCAGGCTCTGTCGCCGTGGCGCTGGCCAAGGCCCAGTTTGGGTTACCGACCGAATATGGCGGAGTGGGCCTGAACACAGAGCATGAGGAATGGGGGGAAGCCCGTGAGGTGGAGACGACCCTGCAGTTCACGCTGCAACCTGAAGATGTTGCCTATGTGTGGCAGTATCAGCTGGGGCTAGGGAAGGAGGCCATCTTGTTTTGCAAGGAAATTGAGGTCACTCTTGGTTGCGACCCGCCCACTAAGGTCCCCCTGCCTTCTTCATCCTAA
- the LOC132593059 gene encoding arylamine N-acetyltransferase, pineal gland isozyme NAT-10-like has translation MDIGPYLLRIGYQGPTQPSLETLRSLHRCHLLSVPFESLSIHSREPIVLEVPSLYNKIVRHHRGGFCFELNGLFLWLLQALGFEAKAVAGRVRNRFTGRYGPPLDHMVILVQLGGRQLLCDVGFGEGFTEPLELKASVEQVQEGGIFWLGLQGGVWVLERREVSGKEGRPLYRFTLEEKKLDDFTGMCLYHQTSPSSIFACKSFCSLQKENGGRLTYMGWRLISKKGGESTETLLQSTEIPVVLREKFGINLSGDFKPKDEEILPPLGEG, from the coding sequence ATGGACATTGGACCTTACCTGCTACGAATCGGGTACCAGGGCCCCACTCAGCCTTCCCTGGAGACCCTGCGCAGCCTCCACCGGTGTCACCTCCTCTCCGTGCCCTTCGAGAGCCTCAGCATCCATTCCAGGGAGCCCATCGTCCTGGAAGTGCCCTCCCTCTACAACAAGATCGTCCGGCACCATCGGGGCGGCTTCTGTTTTGAGCTGAATGGCCTCTTCCTGTGGCTGCTGCAGGCATTGGGATTTGAGGCCAAAGCTGTGGCCGGGCGCGTCCGGAACCGTTTCACCGGCCGCTATGGCCCCCCGTTGGACCACATGGTGATTTTGGTGCAGCTGGGTGGGCGGCAGCTGCTCTGCGACGTGGGCTTTGGTGAAGGTTTCACGGAGCCATTGGAGTTGAAGGCCTCTGTGGAGCAAGTCCAGGAAGGTGGCATCTTTTGGCTGGGCCTCCAAGGGGGCGTCTGGGTGCTGGAACGCCGAGAAGTCTCCGGGAAGGAGGGGAGGCCCTTATATCGGTTCACCCTCGAGGAGAAGAAATTGGATGATTTCACGGGCATGTGTCTGTATCACCAGACTTCGCCCAGCTCTATATTCGCTTGCAAATCCTTCTGCTCCCTGCAGAAAGAAAATGGCGGGCGCCTCACATACATGGGTTGGCGTCTCATTTccaagaagggaggggagagtacAGAGACCCTCCTGCAGAGCACCGAGATCCCAGTGGTGCTCCGTGAGAAATTTGGGATCAATCTGAGCGGGGACTTCAAGCCAAAGGATGAAGAAATCCTGCCACCTCTCGGGGAAGGTTAA
- the LOC118095606 gene encoding olfactory receptor 2D2-like, translating to MDEEPSFMEKDHDSLMQDRTVPGNYTMITQVYLVGLTSHRRTQIALFVIILIAYLISMASNLLIILLVQMDFRLHTPMYFFLSNLSLLEMCFTSTVVPQMLAHLLAGDGRLSFGRCAFQMYMACSLGCTEGLLLGAMAYDRYMAICCPLVYAVAMSPARCLTLAAISWVGAFLLSGLITAFIMQLPFCGPNEINHFNCEFVMVIRLGCTDTSFTEAIILGVGVFILIVPLATILISYGLIMATVMRMSSGESRSKAFSTCASHLMVVTMFYGCLIGLYMRPRSGTDPSHDKHVSIFYVVITPLLNPIIYTLRNKDVHAAVAKVFRIESINTRAEWS from the exons ATGGATGAAGAACCTTCCTTTATGGAGAAGGACCATGACTCCCT GATGCAAGACAGAACAGTGCCTGGGAACTACACCATGATCACCCAGGTCTACCTGGTGGGACTCACCAGCCACCGGAGAACACAGATTGCCCTCTTTGTGATTATCCTCATTGCCTATCTGATCTCCATGGCGAGCAACCTCCTCATCATCCTGCTGGTCCAAATGGACTTCCGCCTCCATACCCCGATGTACTTCTTCCTCTCCAACCTCTCACTCTTGGAGATGTGCTTCACCAGCACCGTCGTGCCCCAGATGTTGGCCCACCTGCTCGCCGGGGATGGGAGGCTTTCGTTTGGGCGCTGTGCCTTTCAGATGTACATGGCCTGCTCTCTGGGTTGCACAGAGGGCCTCTTGCTGGGAGCCATGGCCTACGACCGTTACATGGCGATCTGCTGCCCCCTGGTGTATGCTGTAGCCATGAGCCCGGCACGTTGTTTGACACTGGCTGCCATCTCTTGGGTAGGAGCCTTCCTTCTCTCTGGGCTCATTACAGCCTTTATCATGCAACTCCCTTTCTGCGGCCCCAATGAGATCAACCATTTCAACTGCGAGTTCGTCATGGTGATAAGGCTGGGATGCACCGACACGAGCTTCACAGAGGCCatcatcttgggggtgggggttttcATATTAATTGTCCCTCTGGCCACCATCTTGATCTCTTACGGACTCATCATGGCGACTGTCATGCGCATGAGCTCGGGCGAGAGCCGGAGCAAGGCTTTCTCCACGTGCGCCTCTCACCTGATGGTGGTCACCATGTTTTATGGCTGCCTCATTGGCCTGTACATGAGGCCTCGGTCAGGGACAGACCCCAGCCATGACAAACACGTCTCCATCTTTTATGTTGTCATCACCCCTCTCCTCAACCCGATCATCTACACGTTGCGGAATAAGGATGTCCATGCCGCAGTAGCTAAAGTCTTCAGGATAGAGTCGATAAACACAAGGGCAGAGTGGTCTTGA